A genomic window from Colletotrichum destructivum chromosome 7, complete sequence includes:
- a CDS encoding Putative glucose-methanol-choline oxidoreductase, FAD/NAD(P)-binding domain superfamily → MTFALSLILSLVAGLVAAQCQEQVKTSLDAVREEYDYVVVGGGTSGLVVANRLSENSNKTVLVIEYGDFANTVNVTVPYFVITDQSARLYNVTSVPQAHLGNRTSRLRIGATVGGSSTVNGMAWDRGSAADYDAWGALGNPGWGWEILLKYFRKSSTLSPPSQEYVEKYGYEWSPGAYGNGPVQVGFPSWQWPEAALQAQAWAEDGTVPKLTDGADGDNVGIAWLPTNSGGENATRSTAETAYFHPASGRANLHLLVRHYGAAVKFKGNETNGLDIGSRDGSETKFVKSKNVILAAGAVNTPRILQLSGVGPERLLQSLDIAVVVDLPGVGANFQDHPAIFMVYDFTNDTAINPTLMSNETFYNRSWAEYQANRTGPHTHAWGNRVVFTSLQDLDPANYRSIAEAVGEQEPLLHLPGVYAENPTLVEGFLRQRDVLREQFLDAKAGVMEFTFGGAENIPVVLQKPLSRGTVTINSTDPDPAVAPRVDFNTIANPVDALLLTRAVAKARAFMSSPAVEPLGAVEVMPGPGVTSDAEIEAAMRDSWLASSFDHPVGTAAMMPREWGGVVDSRLSVYGVEGLWVVDASIMPILPAAHTQATVYAVAEYAADLIKGFE, encoded by the exons ATGACTTTTGCCTTGTCGTTGATTCTCTCCCTGGTGGCAGGCTTGGTTGCGGCGCAATGTCAAGAGCAAGTCAAAACAAGCCTCGACGCAGTCAGGGAAGAATACGACTATGTTGTGGTCGGGGGTGGTACTAGCGGGCTTGTTGTCGCCAACAGGCTCAGCGAAAACTCAAACA AGACGGTGTTGGTCATCGAGTACGGAGACTTTGCCAACACGGTAAACGTCACCGTTCCGTACTTCGTAATCACCGACCAGTCGGCCCGCCTCTACAACGTCACCTCTGTTCCGCAAGCCCACCTCGGCAACCGCACTTCACGGCTGCGCATCGGGGCCACTGTGGGCGGGAGTTCAACAGTCAATGGCATGGCCTGGGATCGGGGTTCGGCGGCCGACTACGACGCATGGGGGGCTCTGGGGAACCCGGGTTGGGGCTGGGAAATTCTGCTGAAATACTTCCGCAAGTCCTCGACTTTGTCACCCCCTTCTCAGGAGTACGTTGAGAAGTACGGCTACGAATGGAGCCCGGGGGCGTATGGAAACGGGCCTGTGCAGGTTGGTTTCCCCTCGTGGCAGTGGCCGGAAGCAG CCCTCCAAGCACAAGCCTGGGCCGAGGATGGCACAGTCCCCAAATTGacagacggcgccgacggggacaacgtcggcatcgcctGGCTGCCCACGAACTCGGGAGGCGAGAACGCAACTCGTTCGACTGCAGAAACCGCGTACTTTCACCCGGCTAGTGGGCGCGCGAACTTGCACCTTCTTGTGCGCCACTACGGAGCAGCTGTCAAGTTCAAAGGTAACGAGACGAACGGGCTCGACATCGGCAGCCGAGATGGCTCAGAGACCAAGTTCGTCAAATCCAAGAACGTCATCCTGGCTGCAGGAGCTGTCAATACCCCTCGAATACTGCAGCTGAGCGGGGTCGGCCCAGAAAGACTTCTTCAGTCCCTCGACATCGCGGTTGTAGTTGATCTGCCCGGTGTCGGTGCGAACTTTCAAGACCACCCTGCCATTTTCATGGTTTACGACT TTACCAACGACACGGCCATTAACCCGACTCTGATGAGTAACGAAACCTTCTATAACAGGTCATGGGCGGAGTACCAGGCCAACAGGACCGGGCCGCACACTCACGCCTGGGGAAACAGGGTTGTTTTCACGTCCCTACAAGacctcgacccggccaaCTATCGGTCCATCGCAGAAGCAGTCGGCGAGCAGGAACcgctcctccacctccccgGGGTCTACGCGGAGAACCCGACCCTGGTCGAGGGCTTCCTCCGGCAGCGAGACGTCCTGAGGGAGCAGTTTctcgacgccaaggccggcgtgATGGAGTTTACgttcggcggcgcggagaACATCCCCGTGGTCCTGCAGAAGCCGCTGTCGAGGGGCACGGTCACCATCAACAGCACCGACCCGGACCCGGCCGTCGCGCCGCGGGTCGACTTCAACACGATCGCCAACCCTGTGGACGCGCTGCTCCTCACGCGAGCGGTGGCCAAGGCCCGCGCCTTCATGTCGAGCCCGGCCGTCGAGCCCCTCGGCGCGGTCGAGGTTATGCCGGGCCCGGGCGTGACGAgcgacgccgagatcgaggcggcCATGAGGGACTCGTGGCTGGCTTCGAGCTTCGATCACCCGGTCGGGACggcggcaatgatgcctCGCGAGTGGGGAGGTGTCGTGGACAGCCGCTTGAGCGTCTACGGGGTCGAGGGCCTCTGGGTCGTGGATGCAAGCATCATGCCTATACTGCCGGCGGCGCATACTCAGGCCACAGTCTACGCTGTGGCGGAGTACGCGGCCGATCTCATCAAAGGCTTCGAGTGA
- a CDS encoding Putative amino acid/polyamine transporter I has protein sequence MAQAGSVEMRQPKSDYAAVNTTSSSGNTEDGTENRHHESGYEHTDGGTGDSSLRRLFSFWQLLAFALIFMSSWEVMAMDMGATFYNGGPQTLAWGIVLVVVGAMAQALSMAELAAIQPIAGAQYHWTHFLAPQNHRRFITWMQGWVTWFAWVSALAGSAASEANIIIGLVSTNYPSYQFQPWHITMVIIAQLVACGLINMYAFRTIPWMELIAGVLHIVLWLIFVVVLLTLVPRASADFVFFERTVSSGWTNSFVSWNIGMLVPAWGFIGFDGVVHMAEEVRQAKQAVPRAMLWTIVLNGVLSYGIIMAILFGMGGATEEILASDYPIIPLLFNAAGPKAGTAMVCGLLIITFCVVAASLASVSRITWAWARDGGLPRYFARVHPKHRVPIRSVWLPCIIVTCLSLFTVGNTATATVFSAFTALSSLGLYSSYIIAISCMLHARMTGRIGHGPEYQVQYGGWSLPKGWGLPINIYALLWSMYLTVWLPFPQTVPVTATEMNYAGPIYVVAVVGALTLWFARGKKHWPGLNKTAIENVEAYN, from the exons ATGGCGCAAGCAGGCTCAGTCGAGATGCGGCAGCCCAAGAGCGActacgccgccgtcaacacgACCAGCTCGTCCGGCAACACCGAGGACGGCACCGAGAACCGTCATCATGAGAGCGGGTACGAGCACACCGACGGCGGCACGGGAGATTCGTCGCTGAGG CGGCTGTTCTCGTTCTGGCAACTGCTAGCCTTCGCATTGATCTTCATGTCGTCATGGGAGGTTATGGCCATGGATATGGGCGCGACCTTTTACAACGGGGGGCCGCAGACGCTTGCTTGGGGcattgtcctcgtcgtcgtcggcgccatggcGCAGGCCCTGTCTATGGCCGAGCTGGCGGCGATCCAACCCATCGCCGGGGCGCAATACCATTGGACTCACTTCCTTGCGCCGCAAAACCACCGACGGTTCATCACG TGGATGCAAGGCTGGGTGACCTGGTTCGCCTGGGTGTCGGCCCTCGCCGGCTCGGCCGCTTCCGAggccaacatcatcatcgggCTCGTCAGCACCAACTACCCGTCCTACCAGTTTCAGCCGTGGCACATCACTATGGTCATCATcgcgcagctcgtcgccTGCGGGCTCATCAACATGTACGCGTTCCGCACGATTCCATGGATGGagctcatcgccggcgtgcTGCACATCGTTCTGTGgctcatcttcgtcgtcgtgctcCTGACACTCGTGCCGCGCGCCAGCGCCGACTTTGTCTTTTTCGAGCGCACCGTCAGCTCCGGTTGGACCAACAGCTTCGTGAGCTGGAACATTGGCATGCTGGTGCCGGCGTGGGGGTTCATCGGGTTCGACGGCGTGGTGCacatggcggaggaggttCGGCAGGCGAAGCAggcggtgccgagggcgatgctgTGGACAATTGTGCTCAACGGCGTCCTGTCGTacggcatcatcatggccatcctgttcggcatgggcggcgcgACGGAGGAGATTCTCGCGTCAGACTACCCCATCATCCCTCTACTCTTCAACGCGGCGGGGCCCAAGGCGGGGACGGCCATGGTGTGCGGGCTGCTCATCATCACCTTCTGCGTCGTCGCGGCGTCGCtggcgtcggtgtcgagAATCACCTGGGCATGGGCACGGGACGGAGGTTTGCCGCGGTACTTTGCCAGGGTACACCCTAAGCACCGTGTCCCGATCCGCTCCGTGTGGCTGCCGTGCATCATCGTCACCTGCCTGTCGCTATTCACTGTCGGGAacacggccacggccacggtgTTCTCGGCGTTCACGGCGCTCTCTTCCTTGGGCCTGTACAGCTCGtacatcatcgccatctcctGCATGCTCCACGCGCGCATGACGGGACGCATCGGCCACGGTCCCGAGTACCAGGTGCAGTACGGCGGCTGGTCGTTGCCCAAGGGGTGGGGCCTGCCAATCAATATCTACGCGCTTCTATGGTCGATGTATTTGACCGTCTGGCTGCCGTTCCCACAGACCGTGCCTGTCACGGCGACCGAGATGAACTACGCCGGGCCCATCTACGTGGTCGCCGTGGTGGGTGCGCTGACGCTGTGGTTCGCCAGGGGCAAGAAGCACTGGCCTGGGTTgaacaagacggccatcgaGAACGTCGAGGCGTACAATTAA
- a CDS encoding Putative cytochrome oxidase assembly factor 4, with translation MSKQESDAARKSAVDDDEPDDWDKRIFSTGCADENAKLTDCYFEKKDWRQCTAEMERFKSCWKQQGNDQRTDMKDA, from the exons ATGTCGAAGCAAGAGAGCGACGCTGCGCGGAAGTcggcggtcgacgacgatgagccCGATGACTG GGACAAGCGCATCTTCAGTACGGGTTGCGCAG ACGAGAACGCAAAATTGACGGACTGCTATTTCGAAAAGAAGGACTGGAGGCAGTGCACGGCCGAG ATGGAGCGGTTCAAGAGCTGTTGGAAGCAGCAGGGCAACGACCAGCGGACCGATATGAAGGATGCATAA
- a CDS encoding Putative biotin-protein ligase has protein sequence MTSRKLNVLVYTGTGTTVESVRHCIYSLRRLLSPTYAVIPVAEAALLKEPWQPTCALLVIPGGGDLGYCRVLNGPGNRRIADFVRRGGAYLGFCAGGYYGSRRCEFEVGDRTLEVIGSRELGFFPGTCRGGAFKGFEYHGERGARAVRLSVKEGFGGGEGEEVLSYYNGGGVFVDAAKYDGVEVLAQYADDIAVDGGEGKAAVIFCRVGSGNVILTGPHPEFAAANLHPQPQLPSYESLISSLAAADAARVTFLRACLSKLGLDLSADPAAPPSLSRMHLTSADHAGVSEMLASWEEAITREGEGADAEEYIHGEHDVFRIEKHSSRWDVDGLRVALPGGESEAEAGIVDYDGIVKVIVPHDEAWPDAKETPSFNHRLFYNSLKGYRAREPTAETWGDSLMYGEVVTSTNTLMDKNPKLLAHLPTGFTLTATTQVAGRGRGTNVWVSPAGCLIFSTVINHPAHLAASHPVVFIQYIAAIAIVEAVKSYDDGCGDVPVKLKWPNDIYCRDPNTPATEPPSYVKIGGILSNCAYSQGAYQIVLGIGINTTNSRPTTSLNAIAPASLSGGFHLETLLARILTRIEALYGQFRREGFSRDLEARYYAHWLHGGQTVTLEAEAGARAKVVGITRDWGLLKAVEVDSLGRETGRAWALQSDENSFDFWRGLVKRKL, from the exons ATGACCTCACGGAAACTCAACGTGCTGGTCTATACCG GCACCGGCACGACCGTCGAGTCCGTCCGCCACTGCATCTActccctccgccgcctcctgtCCCCCACCTACGCCGTCATCcccgtggccgaggccgccctcctcaaggAGCCCTGGCAGCCCACCTGTgcgctcctcgtcatccccgGCGGTGGCGACCTCGGTTACTGCCGCGTCCTCAACGGCCCCGGCAACCGCCGCATCGCCGATTTCGTCCGCCGCGGTGGCGCCTACCTTGGCTTCTGCGCCGGCGGCTACTACGGCAGCCGCCGCTGCGAGttcgaggtcggcgaccgCACCCTCGAGGTCATCGGCTCCCGcgagctcggcttcttcccaGGCACTtgtcgcggcggcgccttcaaGGGCTTCGAGTATCACGGCGAGAGGGGCGCGAGGGCAGTGCGGTTGAGCGTGAAGGAGGGGTtcgggggcggggagggagaggaggtgTTGAGCTATTACAACGGCGGAGGCGTGTttgtcgacgccgccaagtatgatggcgtcgaggtgCTGGCGCAGTATGCCGATgacatcgccgtcgacgggggagagggcaaagccgccgtcatcttctGCAGAGTCGGTTCTGGCAATGTCATCCTGACCGGTCCTCATCCCGA ATTCGCTGCCGCAAACCTCCATCCGCAACCGCAGCTCCCCTCGTACGAGTCCCTcatctcctccctcgccgccgccgacgccgcccgcgtcACCTTTCTCCGCGCCTGCCTGTCcaagctcggcctcgacctcagcgccgacccggccgcgccgccgtccctcTCGCGCATGCATCTGACCTCCGCGGACCACGCCGGGGTGAGCGAGATGCTGGCCTCGTGGGAGGAGGCCATCACCCGCGAGGGGGAGggtgccgacgccgaggagtACATCCACGGCGAGCACGACGTGTTCCGCATCGAGAAGCACTCCTCGCGCTGGGACGTCGACGGGCTGAGGGTTGCGCTGCCTGGAGGGGAgtcggaggcggaggcgggcaTTGTCGACTACGACGGGATCGTCAAGGTCATCGTGCCCCACGACGAGGCGTGGCCGGACGCCAAAGAGACGCCAAGCTTCAACCACAGATTGTTCTATAACTCGCTCAAGGGGTATCGTGCAAGGGAACCCACGGCGGAGACGTGGGGGGATAGCCTCATGTACGGTGAGGTCGTcaccagcaccaacaccCTTATGGATAA GAACCCCAAGCTCCTCGCGCACCTCCCGACCGGCTTCACACTCACGGCGACCACACAGGTTGcgggccgcggccgcggcacgAACGTCTGGGTCTCGCCGGCGGGCTGCCTCATCTTCTCGACCGTCATCAACCACCCGGCGCACCTGGCGGCCTCGCACCCGGTCGTCTTCATCCAGTACATCGCCGCCATAgccatcgtcgaggctgTCAAGTCGTACGACGACGGCTGCGGAGATGTTCCCGTGAAACTCAAGTGGCCCAACGACATTT ACTGCCGCGACCCCAACACGCCGGCCACGGAGCCGCCATCGTACGTGAAAATCGGCGGCATCCTGTCCAACTGCGCCTACTCCCAGGGCGCATACCAGATCGTCCTgggcatcggcatcaacaCGACCAACTCGCGGCCGACGACATCGCTCAACGCCATcgcgccggcgtcgctgTCGGGCGGGTTCCACCTCGAGACGCTGCTCGCGCGAATCCTCACGCGCATCGAGGCGCTGTACGGGCAGTTCCGGCGCGAGGGCTTCTcgcgcgacctcgaggcgCGGTACTACGCGCACTGGCTGCACGGCGGGCAGACGGTgacgctcgaggccgaggccggcgcgcgTGCCAAGGTCGTGGGCATCACGAGGGACTGGGGCTTGCtgaaggccgtcgaggtggACTCGCTAGGCAGGGAGACGGGGCGGGCGTGGGCGCTGCAGAGCGACGAGAACAGCTTCGATTTCTGGAGGGGGCTCGTCAAGAGGAAGCTGTAG
- a CDS encoding Putative glutathione S-transferase, Thioredoxin-like superfamily, glutathione transferase family, which translates to MLARRCFHSSQLTRGIPTSQLKIPLHSRSRFAHPSRVTAVPLRSLATTRSPPAMASEDLPKVKLYWLNDSRAQNTLWLLEELRIPYTVQTFRREPNRLAPPELADVHPLGKAPVLEITPAADPARTSTPAAAAPPIRLAESGYITQYLVDHFGHRSPGLVPPRWKPGQEGRIGGETEAYARFQYLLHYVEGSFFPVIVQYLLISVLKSSNVPFLVRPLTSAVASKIYSLVLFPTAQKHLAMLESFLKTAPGVASSSSPPGEAFLCGPDLTAADILISFALVTAETEGAWDAMGHWPGGSARAAHPILFEYIDRLRKQPGYQKVVEKVKEIEA; encoded by the exons ATGCTCGCAAGACGCTGCTTCCACTCCAGTCAATTGACTCGCGGTATCCCCACATCGCAGCTCAAGATCCCGCTTCACAGCCGCAGCAGATTCGCTCACCCGTCGCGCGTCACGGCCGTACCATTACGATCGCTGGCGACGACTCGATCCCCTCCCGCAATGGCGTCCGAGGATCTTCCCAAAGTGAAGCTATACTG GCTGAACGACTCCCGTGCCCAAAATACACTCTGgctgctcgaggagctccgCATCCCCTACACCGTCCAGACCTTCCGCCGCGAGCCGAACCGCCTCGCGCCCCcggagctcgccgacgtccaCCCCCTCGGCAAGGCCCCGGTCCTCGAGAtcacgcccgccgccgaccccgccAGAACTTCCactccggcggcggcggcaccaccCATCCGGCTAGCCGAGAGCGGGTACATTACTCAGTACCTCGTCGACCACTTCGGCCACCGCAGCCCGGGCCTAGTGCCGCCGCGTTGGAAGCCGGGTCAGGAGGGCcgcatcggcggcgagacggagGCCTACGCGCGCTTCCAATACCTGCTGCACTACGTCGAGGGCAGCTTCTTCCCCGTCATTGTGCAGTATCTCCTCATCAGCG TTCTCAAATCATCAAACGTCCCTTTCCTCGTCCGGCCCCtcacctcggccgtcgcctccaAGATCTActccctcgtcctcttccccacTGCGCAGAAGCATCTCGCCATGCTTGAATCATTTCTCAAGACTGCGCCGGGcgtggcctcctcgtcgtcgccccccGGCGAGGCCTTCCTCTGCGGCCCGGACCTGACGGCCGCCGACATCCTCATCAGCTTCGCGCTCGTCACGGCCGAAACCGAGGGCGCCTGGGACGCCATGGGGCACTGGCCCGGCGgctcggcgcgggcggcgcacCCTATCCTGTTCGAGTACATCGACCGGCTACGGAAGCAGCCGGGGTACCAGAAGGTCGTGGAGAAGGTTAAGGAGATTGAGGCATGA
- a CDS encoding Putative protein kinase-like domain superfamily, translating to MVVPTDPGLMRTLALMGGYTIQQREIEYRKTLDSMIPDILWGAKPANVSLFSSLNPNLPRRVYKLQFDAAPKPGVSRQLLIDVKFGPGPIDGSIFVNTCASVDSNLSTFDHAARIQELARSRIPQLVPRVIRVGVFDSPEGDLDYIVTEHMPDTVTLDKVWASLPPETQSKLMDQLAAAIELLRSGLVIDRAALDSKLDAIDFSGGADYTANPDLAVPTAQVDCPSDDVFPRPLGHCPQLVLIRALLAKYANDARAARHHPPAGDFRDGADGSFSIGFATNGIVGSVDFTAEEFHEVAHSMAVCHMDLEPRNILIKTVELPANSPGGKNRKELKLVGIVSWQKATLAPFAMERGLKDALLGCQFNHDYSWYRLFVDRTQHLIPPSDGHAMILIVMMAIRIASRAPDCSHTNMVHQEEWIRKEKLKLALVRSGWVRKPGHENHKSGSDREYREMGNAIMRRFVAEMAESIPTHPHNPLAGFPGYPS from the coding sequence ATGGTCGTTCCAACAGATCCAGGCCTTATGCGGACGCTCGCCCTCATGGGTGGCTACACCATCCAGCAGCGCGAAATTGAGTACCGCAAGACCCTCGACAGCATGATTCCCGACATTCTCTGGGGCGCGAAGCCCGCCAACGTCAGCCTTTTCTCTAGCCTCAACCCAAACCTCCCGCGTCGTGTCTACAAGCTCCAGTTCGACGCGGCCCCGAAGCCCGGCGTCTCCAGGCAGCTCCTTATCGACGTCAAGTTTGGTCCCGGACCGATAGACGGGAGCATCTTCGTGAACACCTGCGCCTCCGTTGACAGCAACCTATCGACATTTGACCACGCCGCCCGCATCCAGGAGCTCGCGCGCTCCAGGATTCCCCAGTTGGTGCCCCGCGTCAtccgcgtcggcgtcttcgacTCCCCAGAGGGCGATTTGGACTACATCGTCACCGAGCACATGCCCGACACCGTGACCCTCGACAAGGTCTGGGCCAGTCTGCCCCCCGAGACTCAGAGCAAGCTGATGGACCAGCTCGCCGCTGCCATCGAACTTCTCCGCAGTGGATTGGTCATCGACCGCGCAGCGTTAGACTCTAAGCTTGACGCCATCGACTTCTCTGGGGGTGCCGACTACACCGCCAACCCCGACCTGGCTGTACCGACTGCTCAAGTCGACTGCCCATCCGACGACGTGTTCCCCCGTCCCCTCGGCCATTGCCCCCAGCTTGTGCTGATCCGTGCTCTCCTCGCCAAGTACGCCAATGATGCCCGTGCCGcccgccatcatccgccAGCCGGCGATTTCAgggatggcgccgacggtaGCTTCTCGATAGGGTTTGCCACGAACGGCATCGTGGGATCCGTGGATTTCACAGCTGAAGAGTTTCACGAAGTGGCCCACAGCATGGCGGTCTGCCACATGGATCTCGAGCCCCGGAATATCCTCATCAAGACCGTCGAGCTGCCCGCCAACAGCCCAGGAGGCAAGAACCGCAAAGAGCTAAAGTTGGTCGGCATCGTCTCATGGCAGAAGGCCACCCTCGCTCCTTTCGCGATGGAGCGAGGTCTCAAGGACGCACTGCTCGGCTGTCAGTTCAACCACGACTACTCCTGGTACAGGTTGTTTGTCGATCGTACTCAGCATCTGATCCCCCCGAGCGATGGCCACGCCATGATCCTAATCGTCATGATGGCCATCAGAATTGCCTCTCGAGCCCCCGACTGCTCCCATACCAACATGGTCCACCAGGAGGAGTGGATCAGAAAGGAGAAGCTCAAACTGGCTTTGGTCCGGAGCGGCTGGGTCAGGAAGCCCGGTCACGAGAACCACAAGTCCGGTTCGGATCGGGAGTATCGCGAGATGGGCAACGCCATCATGCGTCGCTTCGTGGCGGAGATGGCCGAGTCTATTCCGACTCATCCCCACAATCCTCTCGCCGGGTTTCCTGGTTACCCCAGTTGA
- a CDS encoding Putative regulator of chromosome condensation 1/beta-lactamase-inhibitor protein II, which produces MPPKAANKKAAAPKASAPKKAPTNTAAATKKAAEPTKKTAAKPAAKKDATTNGATAASKRKLAEEEDEVDESADESAEEDEKPAIKKTAKKAVEPAAKKTKTTTAAAKKKAAAAEETEDESKTKKPVKKATAKKAEPKKAAAAKKADTKAPAASKKRKSSEEEPEDEKPKAKKSKTDDAEIDSQATESAKATESADEEPKAEKPVKATKKTVTAAPKPPPAHPHKIGKKINSAPTQVLDVYVFGEGSSGELGLGSKKLDGKKVVDVKRPRLNPLLSAKDVGVVQIACGGMHVAALTKDNKILTWGVNDQGALGRDTNWDGGLRDADAEEEEEDEDDSGINPRESTPTALGAEHFAPEAKFTQVVASDSATFALTEDGRVYGWGTFRSSDGILGFTDKIQIQKTPEYLPTLKNITALAAGSNHILALDDKGVVVAWGCGQQNQLGRRIIERNKLSSLIPQSMGIPKGKVDRIACGSYHSFALAKDGRVWAWGLNNFAETGIEMGAGEDDAVVLRPTIVEALKDYKVKQIAGGEHHSLACTEDGKLLTWGRLDGNQVGIPVEELPADSVIKDESNNPRILSKPTVVEDIAKCVYVAAGVDNNFAIDNKGEAHSWGFSANYQTGQGTTEDIETPTTIDNTAVRGKKLVFAGAGGQYSILGGVADVPKVNGFAAVAASQPATGGFRPVF; this is translated from the exons ATGCCCCCCAAGGCCGCGAATAAAAAGGCCGCTGCGCCCAAGGCCAGCGCGCCTAAGAAGGCTCCTACCAACACTGCCGCTGCGACGAAGAAGGCTGCTGAGCCGACCAAGAAGACTGCTGCGAAGCCCGCCGCGAAGAAGGACGCGACTACTAACGGCgcgaccgccgcctccaagcGCAAACTCgctgaggaagaggacgaggttgacgagTCCGCTGACGAGtccgccgaggaggatgagaaaCCTGCGATCAAGAAGACTGCTAAGAAGGCAGTCGAACCAGCCGCGAAGAAGACCAAGactactactgctgctgctaagaagaaggccgctgctgctgaggaGACCGAAGATGagtccaagaccaagaagccTGTGAAGAAGGCCActgccaagaaggccgagcccaagaaggctgccgccgcgaagaaggccgataCCAAGGCTCCTGCCGCAAGCAAGAAGCGCAAGTCTAGCGAAGAAGAGCCAGAGGACGAGAAGCCCAAGGcgaagaagtccaagaccgACGATGCTGAGATCGACAGTCAGGCCACCGAGTCCGCCAAGGCGACGGAAtctgccgacgaggagcccaaggccgagaagcctgTGAAGGCTACCAAGAAGACTGTCACCGCTGCCCCCAAGCCCCCTCCTGCTCATCCCCACAAGATTGGCAAGAAGATCAACTCTGCCCCTACACAGGTCCTTGACGTCTACGTCTTTGGCGAGGGCTCTTCTGGCGAGCTGGGTCTCGGCAGCAAGAAGCTTGACGGCAAGAAGGTCGTTGATGTCAAGCGCCCTAGACTtaacccccttctctctgCCAAGGACGTTGGTGTTGTTCAGATTGCCTGCGGCGGCATGCACGTGGCTGCGCTGACCAAGGACAACAAGATCCTCACCTGGGGCGTAAATGACCAGGGCGCCCTTGGCCGCGACACCAACTGGGACGGCGGACTAcgcgatgccgatgctgaggaagaagaggaggacgaggatgattCGGGCATCAACCCTCGCGAGAGCACGCCCACTGCTCTCGGCGCTGAGCATTTCGCTCCGGAAGCCAAATTCACTCAGGTTGTGGCTAGCGACAGCGCCACCTTCGCTCTGACGGAGGATGGCAGAGTCTATGGATGGGGCACGTTCAGA TCGAGTGATGGTATTCTCGGTTTCACCGACAAGATCCAGATCCAAAAGACACCCGAGTACCTTCCCACTCTCAAGAATATCACGGCTCTTGCTGCCGGCTCCAATCACATTTTGGCTCTCGACGACAAGGGTGTTGTCGTTGCTTGGGGCTGCGGTCAGCAGAACCAACTCGGACGTCGCATCATCGAGCGCAACAAGCTTTCGTCGCTCATCCCTCAGAGCATGGGTATCCCCAAGGGCAAGGTCGACCGCATCGCCTGCGGTTCCTACCACAGCTTCGCCTTGGCCAAGGACGGTCGCGTTTGGGCTTGGGGTCTGAACAACTTTGCTGAAACCGGTATCGAGATGggtgccggcgaggacgatgccgtcgtccTGAGACCCACGATTGTTGAGGCTCTCAAGGACTACAAGGTCAAGCAGATTGCCGGCGGAGAGCACCACTCTCTTGCCTGCACCGAAGACGGCAAGCTCCTGACGTGGGGTCGTCTAGACGGCAACCAGGTCGGCATCCCCGTGGAAGAGCTCCCTGCGGACAGCGTCATTAAGGATGAAAGCAATAACCCTCGTATCCTCTCTAAGCCGACTGTTGTTGAGG ACATTGCCAAGTGTGTCTATGTCgctgccggcgtcgacaacAACTTTGCCATCGACAACAAGGGCGAGGCCCACTCTTGGGGCTTCTCTGCCAACTACCAGACCGGCCAGGGCACGACTGAAGACATTGAGACCCCGACCACCATTGACAACACTGCCGTTCGTGGCAAGAAGCTTGTCTTCGCTGGCGCTGGTGGCCAGTACTCCATTTTGGGCGGCGTTGCCGATGTTCCCAAGGTCAACGGTTTCGCAGCAGtcgcagccagccagccggcgACTGGTGGCTTCAGACCCGTGTTCTAA